The DNA region gaatgaattaatggtTTCTAACATTTGGAGAGATGTTACTGAATGCAAGAGAGAAGCTAGAGGAATAGGATATCAGCATAAAACTCTTCGCCCAGAGAGAGGTCCTACTTGCTCAGAGCTGACATATCAGATGCCAACTTCTCAGAAGAGTTCCAGAGACCTTCTGGAACTTGCTTGATGAGGCACCTATGCAGTTAGCTTTTCCTGACACCTCTATGAGTGGAGCAGTGGAGTCCCTGGGGCTTTTGACTTATAAAGACTGTCCTAGCTCTTGCCATCAGAAAATGCCGTGGGCTGAGCTTGGGACAGAGATGGACCTTTTTCCCAGTAATAAACAACTTCTCTGTGTCAGTCTGAGAAGGGTGCTAATCCTCACTTCCCCCACCTGTGGGCAGATCCACCCAGGGAATCCTGGGGAGGCCTAGCTCCCATTTAGCAGTGCCAATCAAGAACAAGttcctgggactttcctggcagtcgtggttaagactgtgtgcttccacttagggggcacaggttcaatccctggtaggggaactaagatttgtGTGTTTCCCAGGACGATTTAATGCAGATACCTCAGGGTTCTGTGTGTAGCCTTATCAACGCACATGTGTTTACTCGAGTGGATCGAACTAAACAACTAAACATGCCATTTTgcagcttgtttttgttttcacgtTGTCTTTCTTTTCAACTGCAGGCGGAGTCACCCCATTCTTTTTATTGTCTGCAAAGATTTCTATGGTATGAAGCTACCTTTTATTTAACCACTCCCCCACTGAAAAATTCCAAACAAGCCTCCAgtgactttttgtgtgtgtgcatgtgcacctGTGATCCTGGAGATATTTTTCTCATCTtgaaagatcaggaacaaaaggAACAAACAGGGACTctcctcgtggtccagtggctaagactctaagttcccaatgcaggggacccaggttcaatccctggtcagggaactaggatctcacatgctacaaccgaaaaaataaaagatcccgcatgctgaaATGAAGGTTggtcccaagtgctgcaactaagacccagttcagctaaataagtaaataaatattaaaaaaaaaaatggaacagatatttaaaaatagatatcacCGAAGTACTCTCCAATATCACTGCTTCAGGGCCCGTGGGCAGTGCCTGCTTCTTCATTGAAACACTGGTTTTGCtaatcttctccatctttgttcaTGAGATGTGCaaaaaaatggtatttcattttgcttattaGTGAcactgggcatcttttcatgtttgcgGCCATTTGTATTTCCTGTTTTAATTGCCTGTTCCTGTCATTCACCCTAACCTCTTCTGTGttagtcatttttttcttatggatttGAAACACTGTTTCATACGTTAGTGAGGCTGGTATATTGCCATGCTTGTTGGCTATTTTCTCACAGTTAAAACTTAAttttaggactttcctggtggtccagtgtttaagatgaatgcgtcaggcttccctggtggctcaatggtaagtaATTCGtcttccgatgcaggggacacaggtttgatccctagtccaggaagatcccacatgctgtggagagACTAAGCCCGTgtctacaactattgagcctgtgctccagagcccaggagccaaaaCTACTAGAGCTTGTActccacaaaagaaaacaaaagaatagcccccacaatgagaagctcgcacaccacagtgaagagtagccccacttgttgcaactagagaaaagtccaggcggcaacaaagacccagcacagccaaaaataaagaaataaaaccatattttaaaaaagttaacccCCAAATCTCTTGGTTTTAAATGGCTACATAATATTTCACCTTAATAGTAATTCCTGTTTTGGATATCTCATCCCTGCCTGCCACCCCTCCCTTGCCCCCAGCCATTATAAACAACATCATGATGAACATATCTTGTggacattaacattttttttttttttaggaaaatttgGTAGAAGTGGAATTTACTGGGTCAAGGGTATGTATATTAAGGATCTTGACACATAAGTACAAAATATCCTCCAGGAAGATGGTACCGCTTCACATTCTCTTGCAATAGTCCATCTGTGTCATTTTCCTGTATCCTTGACAAGGTTAGGTAATATCCTTTAGCTTGGCCAGTGTGTGCCAAATTatatctgacttttttgcaaccccatggactgtagcccaccaggatcttctgttcatgggatttttttcaggcaagaatactggaataggttgccatttccttctccaggggatctgtcccacccagggactgaacccgtgtctcctgcattggcaggcagattactaCTGAGCCGTCGGGGAAGCCCAGCTTGGCCATTATGACAGGTGTATGTTATCCAGGGCTCCCATGACAGATGACTGCAAACCGAGTGACTGACAACAACAGAGATCTATTTTATCCACGTTCTGGAGGGTATTACTCTAAAATCAAGGTTTCATCAAGGTCCCTCTGAAGTTTGTGGGGAAGAATTCTTGTCCTTGCTTCTGGTTGCTGGCAATCGCTAGCATTCCTTGACTCCTGAAAGCTCAACTTCCAATTTCTGTCTCGGTCTTCTCAGAAGGACActagtcattggatttagggagGGTTCCCCAACCCATTACCCCATctctttttaatttggctgtgccaggtctcaattgaggcatgcaagatcttttagttggggcatgtgaactcttagttgcagcatgtgggatctagttccctgaccagagatcaaaactgGGCCCCCTACGTTCGTAGCGCAGTCTTaagtcactggactgccagggaaatcccacaacCTCACCTTCATTTAACTgattacatctacaaagaccctatttccaaagagGGTCACGTTGAGGTTCTGGATGGATAATATTCACTCccataaaataagtaaaatggggttattttaatatttgtctcCCAATTGAAAAGAGACACACAACCTCAACAGTTCAGAAATGCTGATGACAAATCTTAATGTAGAATGGCTTAGAGATAATCTTACTGCTTGGGCTAAATATGCCTCACCTGGGACAGGTAACCAATTAAGCTCGTTCTAACCCCGCTGTCCTGAGCTTGTCATCAGGTGCTCAAGGATATTGTAGAATAACTTTCCAagcggagattccttaaaaaactggaaacagaactgccatatgacccagcaatcccactcctgggcatacacactgaggaaaccagaactcagagacacgtgtaccccaatgttcatcacagcactgtttataatagccaggacatggaagcaacctagatgcccatcaacagacgaatagataagaaagctatggtacatagacacaatggaatattactcagccattaaaaagaattcatctgaatcagttctaatgagatggataaaactggagcccattatacagagtgaagccagaaagataaacaccaatacagtatactaacgcatatatatggaatttagaaagatggtaacgataaccctatatgcaagacagaaaaagagacacagatgtatagaacagaattttggactctatgggagaagccgagggtgggatgatctgagagaatagcatcaaaacatgtatattatcaagtgtaaaacagatcaccagcccaggttggatgcatgagacaagtgctcagggctgatgcactgggatgacccagagggatgggatggggagagggaggtgggagggggattcaggatgggcaacacatgtaaatccatggctgattcatgtcaatgtatggcaaaaaccactacaatattgtaattagcctccaactaatacaaataaatgaaaaaaaaaaaaatgagagaggatTAGATCAATaattccccccccaaaaaaaaaagttccattttattgtttttcgcCAGCACGCTATGCTCAAATTGTTGGGTAAAGTGTAGTGTAACGTACATGGCAAATCTTCAACCCCCAGAATTATTCTTTACTTCATGGTGAAATCATTCTTAAAAAGAATAGCCTCTACTCTGGCTCAGGTCTTGATCTGGCCCCCAGAGCTGTACGACCTGTTGGGTCATGATTTCTGCAGGCCTGGACTTCACCTTCAGGAGGATATGCCTCGGGTAGGCAGTTGTTCCTAGGGTCTCTCCAACCCCTGTATGAGTTTCCCCACTGACTCTTCCCCCATCAGATGCTAGTGGTTGTTCTCACTCTGGCCCCATCACGCCAGGCTCCAGGTGAAAGACGGTGGGCAAGTGAGTCACTCGTCTTCCCAGGCCAGTCGCCAAACAGAATCAAGCCCTCTACTGCTCAGCACATCTCCGTGTTCTCCGTGGCTGCTCCCAGCCATGCTGTCCCTTACAGCCATGAGAAGATAAGCTGTGGCCCAGAGAGGTATGCCAGCTTCCCCAAAGATCCTCAGCAAATTAAAGGCAGAATGGAGAATAAACATTTGTTCCCCAGCTGCATCCACAGCGCTTCCCTATGGCCAAGCCAGTTAGCTGTCCTCTGCATAATTCAAGAATGGAGCTATCGGATTAAAGGCCAAAGTTGAAGGTTCACACCTCCAGCTCCAGCTCATGGTGTGAAAACTAGAATTCTTTGGAAGTTAATGGGGGAGCCAGAATAAGGGAATCTGCCCTTCAGATGTCTGCAGAGAACTTTGAAGTGGTGTCAAATAACCGGTTAAGTGAAGAGCGGGTGGTTAAGAACATGCAAAAGCAGGTCTCAAGGACAATTTACATTTATTTGCTGATGACTCTGACTAAACATACTTCAAACACAGCAGAAGTTAAAGAGTCTGTCAGGTGACGCCATCTCCTGTCGACAGCTAAAGGTGACCCGTGCAGAGTGACCCGAGCATGTCTTCAAGCTGAGGCCCCGGCTCTGGGCAGACAGCTGGTGCTGGACCTGGTGCTTCTGGCCTGGACGGGGGCCTCCTGGGAGCTACTCCTTGTTCTCATACTTGTGTTTGATGTGCTTCCACAGCTTCTGCATTTTAAAGACAAGAGCCACAAACTGAGTTTAGCGTCTGACATTGTACAACGCCTCCCACAGCCCTGGACTCTAAAACAAGCCTGAGAGAAACACATACCACAACCAGACAGCTTGCAGCGGGCAGTCCGGAAGCAGTACTAGGCCTGACACACATTCCCAGCATTTACATAATGCTCTCAGTGAGTGTGTCAGGAAGCGGGACGCATGACCTCACTCGACAGGTAACTGAGGTAGAGAGACCAAAGGACCTGGGCGCCCAGAGCACACAATTATTAAGGAACAGAGGCTGGAAAATGTCTCATTTCTTCAACTCCCAGGTATTACTCAAGAGGTCCTAAGAGCCTGGCCCCCAAATACTTCACATTGAGCCCTATTTTAACCTCATCAGActtatgatccctgggtcaggaactaGCTATATTCTCATTCCTAAAAGCACCAAGAATGGGTGGATTACGACAATCTTCTGAGATGCCTTCCCCACATACTGAAATGGCCAGGGGAACAGCTTGCAAATGAACAGGAGCAGTACTTTTAAGGACGGAAAGCTACCCTGGCCACAGGCTGTACATCAGGAGACAGAGCCTGCCTAGGCAGTAGGGCCAGACAGTTTCAAATTATTAACAGAGTGGTGGAACACAGCTTACTTGTCCAGGACGTTCCCCAGTATGAGCCATAAATTAAATACTTTAACGATATAAAGTATGCAgagcactcagcacagtgcctggcacacagtgactTTAAAAGGTGTTGTTCTTCTCTATCTTATGCTTCCACTTTCTCCCTAGGATTGTAAAAAATGCTAGTTTTTGAGTGGTACCTCCTACCACCTACTGCAACACCTTGCCAGCATCTCATGGAATCCTCACAGTAATTCCCTGAGATAGCTACTATCATTTCTATTTCACAGATaaaagtgaagctcagagaggttaactcACACAAGTTATTAAGTGGTAAGGCCCGGTATTCCCACCCAGGGTTCTCTGCTTTTATACCCTCCGTATCCCCCTCACCCCCTCACCCCTTAACCACTATTAATACCACCGCTGCCAGCACAGAAAGGGTTCGGAACTGAAAAGTGCTGTCTAAAAAGCCAGCCCCAGTGTCTAAGATGTCCTATTCACGGCCCTCGCCCGCTCAAATGTGCCCTTGAAACCCTCAGACGAAACAGGGGGTCCCGGGTCCAGCCCTGACTTGTCACTGGCCTCCTGGTGGTGTGGCCCCAATAAATCCTTTGCTCTCACTAGGCTTTAGTTTTCGCTTCTGCCAATGGACAAGTGGGtgtgtggggtgggaggcagcGATACTAACAGCCCCTGCACAGTGGGAGCTATTGATCCCGTTGAACATTTTAGGATTCATACCGGGGGGTAACGGGCAGACGGCAGTCTACAGATAGAAACATCCAGGGTTCCTCCGCTACTCGTAAAAGTAGACTGAGTCCCGCCCCACCTACACTCCCACTGTCTCCCCTCAGAAGGGCCCAAGGTCAGGGACGGTCCAGGCCCTCACCCCCTGGTTGATGTTTTCGTAGATCGCGTCTGCGCCTTGATCGAAGGCGCGCTCGAAGAACAGGGCGCCCACGACGATGGTGAGGGCGAAAGTAGAGGTCCGGCGGAACAGCACCGAGTACAACCTCGCAGTCAACGTCGGGGCCGCCATGTTTGTCCGCTGCAGAACGAGCGCCGGCGCCGCGACGACCTTTCCCTCCAAAGGGCCTCCACGTGTAATGCTTTATGGGATTTGTAGTTCTTCTGAATCTCCGCGCGCGTCGTTTTGAAGAATGGAGGTAAACTGACGGCTTGCGCAGGATTAAGGTCTCCTAAAATCTAGATCATGGAATCCCAAACAGCTTGGTGAGAAGTGTTACTGAATTCTACTTCctaagcattaaaaagaaaaaaaagatttaatattttCACTACAACATCCAGAAGCCCTCACGCTTCCTCCTCTTCCGTTCTGTTTCCGCTTTGATTCGCAAAGGTTTCTGGGAAGGGCGGGACGCTCCCCAAAGGGAGGACTACGAATCCCAGCAAGCAGTGCAGTGAGGGCGCCGGAGGAGGAGCTCGGAGCCGTCGGGCCCCGTCGAAGCAGGTATGTTCTGTGAAGGGGACATCGAGTGAGAGTTTCTCCTCACCACCCCCGCGGGAGGACTTGGGCTCTTCCAACTAGGTCGGCGAACCCCGCGGCGGGCCGCGCTATTTAACACGACGTGGACTGGATACGTAGGCGAGGCCCGGATGACCGATCTCAAGCTTGTCCCCACTCCTGTCGCCTGTCAGCCCCAAGTCTAGAGTTGGAAACTATGGCAACAAGTCGGGTCCAGGGGGCTGAGTCTCTCTGCCCGACCCCCGGGGAAGAGGCGATTCGGCCCCTGCTTCCTGTATTCCTCATCCCTGGGTTTCGCAAGCTGACAACCTGGCTTGGAAGACGGGAGACCTAGATCCACTCTTTGCTTCTGGGGAATGGAAATAGCAAGAACTTCGGAGGACGAGGGCGGTCCAGTAAATGTTTTCTAAGAGGCCCTGGGCCCTGCACTGGGGATTCAGCGGTGAACAAGCCCCTGCCCTCGTGAAGCGCTCGTTCTAGAGTGCGTGGGGAGGGGCAGTAATAACAAGTAATACTAAGAAGAGCAGAAGACAGGTTGATTGGGGAGGGAGTGGTGGTAATATTTTAGCCAGGGTGCCCAGGATAAC from Cervus canadensis isolate Bull #8, Minnesota chromosome 1, ASM1932006v1, whole genome shotgun sequence includes:
- the LOC122421203 gene encoding cytochrome b-c1 complex subunit 9; this encodes MAAPTLTARLYSVLFRRTSTFALTIVVGALFFERAFDQGADAIYENINQGKLWKHIKHKYENKE